A window of the Hypomesus transpacificus isolate Combined female chromosome 22, fHypTra1, whole genome shotgun sequence genome harbors these coding sequences:
- the LOC124484731 gene encoding uncharacterized protein LOC124484731: MVTCMIDGEKVELMVDTGAAVSCLNNLKGTTPLSSKTIRTVGYSGQSEEQRYTQPLITTVGSQTLTHSFLHAPKCPMNLMGRDLLLKIGVTITCSTKGLALYMPGVETSKTISDGQRILFMGTNTKTPVGMTEMTQIYWTRLSPPGETKGALKTYMDWKAWINELHPYGPPPDPPHCTYNYLRAPDEVYQEAWQTHKEGKTETIRSRDIYVGKEGVAAYCELTPDQMAWYTLTTESVPHITLSVAAGGKARCLGPMVKKALTMTWLPTTAPKLHVNAAGDMWRISDTQDNKGDMEEVELERDHGREHTNHPNTDHYLKDVPDKLWTTGPYDVGKVTSEIGMTLKNPSDTPIWRPQYKLKEEQIEGIGETIAGLLAAGVIRPSNSQWNTPILPVPKAGGKGWRMVHDLRPINDVTNTRLLVVPDPYVSLMNLSPEQTHFSVIDLANAFFCIPLRQVQDWFAFTYNGRRYTYNRMPQGYKDSPGIFNLSNTCWHFWD; encoded by the exons ATGGTCACCTGCATGATTGATGGAGAAAAAGTGGAGTTAATGGTGGACACAGGTGCGGCAGTGTCATGCCTGAACAATCTAAAAGGGACAACCCCACTCTCTTCTAAAACCATCAGGACAGTTGGATACTCGGGACAAAGCGAAGAACAGCGGTACACCCAGCCACTAATCACCACAGTCGgctcacaaacactgacacattcATTTCTGCATGCCCCCAAATGCCCCATGAACCTGATGGGGAGAGACCTGCTGCTGAAAATAGGAGTTACCATCACCTGCTCCACAAAAGGATTGGCGTTGTATATGCCAGGAGtagaaacatcaaaaacaatcAGTGATGGCCAGAGGATACTGTTCATGGGCACTAACACAAAGACACCAGTAGGAATGACAGAAATGACGCAAATATACTGGACAAGACTGTCTCCGCCAGGAGAAACGAAAGGAGCGCTCAAAACCTACATGGACTGGAAGGCATGGATCAATGAACTACATCCATACGGACCACCCCCGGACCCCCCACATTGCACATACAACTATCTACGGGCACCAGACGAAGTATATCAGGAGGCgtggcagacacacaaagagggaaaaacagagacaatCAGATCAAGAGACATATATGTGGGAAAAGAAGGAGTCGCAGCATATTGTGAACTAACACCTGACCAGATGGCATGGTACACACTGACCACTGAATCTGTGCCCCACATCACCCTATCAGTTGCAGCAGGAGGAAAAGCAAGGTGTCTCGGTCCAATGGTGAAAAAAGCACTGACGATGACATGGCTGCCCACAACAGCACCAAAATTGCATGTGAACGCCGCAGGAGACATGTGGAGAATTTCTGACACACAAGACAACAAAGGAGATATGGAAGAAGTGGAGCTGGAAAGGGACCATGGACGGGAACACACAAATCACCCAAACACGGACCACTATCTAAAAGATGTCCCAGACAAGTTGTGGACAACAGGACCATATGATGTAGGGAAGGTGACCAGCGAGATTGGGATGACACTGAAGAATCCATCTGACACACCAATCTGGCGTCCCCAATATAAACTCAAAGAAGAACAGATAGAAGGGATTGGCGAGACCATTGCCGGGTTGCTAGCAGCTGGAGTGATACGGCCGTCAAACTCTCAATGGAACACACCAATACTGCCAGTACCAAAAGCAGGAGGAAAAGGATGGAGAATGGTGCATGATCTCCGCCCAATCAACGATGTAACAAACACGCGACTGTTGGTCGTACCAGATCCCTATGTCTCGCTCATGAATTTGTCGCCAGAACAAACCCACTTCTCAGTCATAGATCTGGCGAACGCTTTCTTCTGCATCCCGCTGCGTCAAGTACAGGACTGGTTTGCATTCACATACAATGGACGGCGATACACCTACAACCGCATGCCACAAGGATACAAGGACTCCCCGGGAATCTTTAACTT GTCAAACACATGCTGGCATTTCTGGGATTGA